In the genome of Phlebotomus papatasi isolate M1 chromosome 2, Ppap_2.1, whole genome shotgun sequence, one region contains:
- the LOC129800691 gene encoding 23 kDa integral membrane protein-like isoform X2, whose product MGVSCGMSIVKYVLFIFNLLCALCGIALLTIGIIVLLKASELEKLFGDYNAIAAPILLIILGSVVFVIAFFGCCGAIRESHCLTMTYATFLLILIIGQIVIAAITFAFAGDIATAMTKAFERIFHEQNLDVNRELVVTVQSQLECCGLAGPQDWGTDVPPSCCAPGTANCNIINAFQVGCTSALEDWVDMSKHIIAWVALGVAVIQLVALIFACCLGNHIRNERRRYA is encoded by the exons atgggTGTTAGTTGTGGAATGAGCATTGTTAAATACGTTTTATTCATCTTTAACTTATTGTGTGCG cTATGCGGCATTGCCCTGCTGACAATAGGTATAATTGTCCTGTTGAAGGCTTCGGAACTTGAGAAGCTCTTTGGGGATTACAATGCAATCGCCGCACCTATTTTGCTCATTATCCTGGGCTCGGTTGTGTTCGTAATAGCATTCTTTGGCTGTTGCGGCGCCATCAGGGAGTCTCATTGCCTAACTATGACA TACGCTACGTTCTTGCTTATCCTTATCATTGGACAAATTGTAATTGCTGCCATCACTTTTGCCTTCGCTGGAGACATTGCAACAGCTATGACTAAAGCCTTTGAGAGGATATTCCATGAGCAAAACCTCGATGTCAACAGGGAACTCGTCGTTACCGTCCAGAGTCAATTGGAGTGCTGTGGTCTTGCTGGACCTCAAGATTGGGGCACTGACGTCCCACCAAGTTGCTGCGCACCCGGTACAGCCAACTGCAACATTATAAATGCTTTCCAAGTTGGCTGTACGTCTGCCCTGGAGGATTGGGTTGATATGTCCAAGCATATCATTGCCTGGGTTGCTCTTGGCGTGGCTGTTATTCAG CTCGTGGCTCTAATCTTCGCGTGCTGCCTTGGGAATCACATACGGAACGAGCGAAGAAG gtatgcttaa
- the LOC129800691 gene encoding 23 kDa integral membrane protein-like isoform X1, with amino-acid sequence MGVSCGMSIVKYVLFIFNLLCALCGIALLTIGIIVLLKASELEKLFGDYNAIAAPILLIILGSVVFVIAFFGCCGAIRESHCLTMTYATFLLILIIGQIVIAAITFAFAGDIATAMTKAFERIFHEQNLDVNRELVVTVQSQLECCGLAGPQDWGTDVPPSCCAPGTANCNIINAFQVGCTSALEDWVDMSKHIIAWVALGVAVIQLVALIFACCLGNHIRNERRSLTMS; translated from the exons atgggTGTTAGTTGTGGAATGAGCATTGTTAAATACGTTTTATTCATCTTTAACTTATTGTGTGCG cTATGCGGCATTGCCCTGCTGACAATAGGTATAATTGTCCTGTTGAAGGCTTCGGAACTTGAGAAGCTCTTTGGGGATTACAATGCAATCGCCGCACCTATTTTGCTCATTATCCTGGGCTCGGTTGTGTTCGTAATAGCATTCTTTGGCTGTTGCGGCGCCATCAGGGAGTCTCATTGCCTAACTATGACA TACGCTACGTTCTTGCTTATCCTTATCATTGGACAAATTGTAATTGCTGCCATCACTTTTGCCTTCGCTGGAGACATTGCAACAGCTATGACTAAAGCCTTTGAGAGGATATTCCATGAGCAAAACCTCGATGTCAACAGGGAACTCGTCGTTACCGTCCAGAGTCAATTGGAGTGCTGTGGTCTTGCTGGACCTCAAGATTGGGGCACTGACGTCCCACCAAGTTGCTGCGCACCCGGTACAGCCAACTGCAACATTATAAATGCTTTCCAAGTTGGCTGTACGTCTGCCCTGGAGGATTGGGTTGATATGTCCAAGCATATCATTGCCTGGGTTGCTCTTGGCGTGGCTGTTATTCAG CTCGTGGCTCTAATCTTCGCGTGCTGCCTTGGGAATCACATACGGAACGAGCGAAGAAG CCTAACCATGAGCTGA
- the LOC129800678 gene encoding uncharacterized protein LOC129800678 isoform X3: protein MSGTKNAQQLLSTSWEFIRPPVKNDEAGRSTDYDLSSQEISQRPPRYIEVQHGNIFLSSHPQISPTEKVPEGDLDKVENSSVPYQERISELEDAVCRLQKIVYQSQTGFSTAEKELLEQIENMKKTQMAKDKRTMQICWEHRALQEKFVRQERVLLSLQHENRSLQKRIVQYEHCLDDVSERVVHAIMAEDRLRAEFALLKNRMRDLEVKNTTSGSMGSPARGKDEGYCTMSSGPLPSTLENLPEEPEQWILSDGGHSADMEDWSLSQEELVAQLEEEDSNEWTWRNSQFAPLNMDAKCEEISTLLEEEIVYSESEELPCKDFTSDFYKLVNIQSESCKSLMLEDSDAAKIDSDSDAAEQCSSLSEMGQEQLCSCSSSDESTEMHFSAKLPSAQISKSLQEQKRQYAFPKQWRRSFGWRKVPIQTNESTNVEGE from the exons GCCACCTGTGAAAAATGACGAGGCTGGCAGAAGTACAGATTATGATTTGTCATCCCAAGAGATTTCACAACGTCCACCACGTTATATTGAAGTGCAACACGGAAATATATTTCTCAGTTCGCATCCACAGATATCGCCAACGGAAAAGGTTCCCGAAGGGGACTTAGATAAG GTGGAGAATTCTTCAGTTCCATATCAGGAGAGAATTAGCGAACTGGAAGATGCGGTTTGTCGACTGCAAAAAATTGTGTATCAA agCCAAACAGGATTTTCCACAGCAGAGAAAGAATTGTTGGAGCAAATTGAGAA CATGAAAAAAACCCAAATGGCCAAAGACAAGAgaacaatgcaaatttgttGGGAACATCGAGCACTTCAGGAGAAATTTGTGAGGCAGGAAAGAGTTTTGCTGAGTCTTCAGCATGAAAATCGATCGTTGCAGAAGAGGATAGTCCAATATGAGCATTGCTTGGATGATGTATCCGAGAGAGTGGTGCATGCAATAATGGCTGAAGATCGTCTTCGGGCAGAATTTGCATTGCTCAAAAATCGAATGAGAGATCTGGAAGTGAAGAATACCACGTCGGGATCAATGGGTAGTCCAGCGAGGGGGAAAGATGAGGGATATTGTACAATGAGTTCAGGTCCTTTGCCATCGACCCTGGAAAATCTTCCTGAAGAGCCAGAACAGTGGATTCTGTCGGATGGTGGTCACTCGGCAGACATGGAAGACTGGAGTCTGTCGCAGGAGGAATTGGTGGCACAGTTGGAGGAGGAGGATTCCAATGAGTGGACATGGAGAAATTCTCAGTTTGCTCCGTTGAATATGGACGCAAAATGTGAGGAGATTTCAACATTGTTGGAGGAAGAA ATTGTTTATTCAGAAAGTGAAGAGTTGCCGTGCAAAGATTTCACGTCCGATTTCTACAAACTCGTTAATATTCAGTCGGAAAGCTGTAAAAGTCTCATGCTGGAAGATAGTGATGCAGCTAAGATTGACTCAGATTCTGATGCAGCAGAACAATGTTCTTCTCTCAGTGAAATGGGACAGGAACAATTGTGCAGTTGTTCATCCAGTGACGAGTCCACAGAAATGCATTTCTCTGCCAAACTTCCCAGTGCACAGATTTCCAAGAGTCTTCAGGAACAAAAGAGGCAATATGCTTTTCCTAAACAGTGGAGAAGGAGTTTTGGGTGGAGAAAGGTCCCTATACAAACCAAT GAATCTACCAACGTAGAAGGAGAATGA
- the LOC129800678 gene encoding uncharacterized protein LOC129800678 isoform X4, with product MFRALKRKLKTGKGRPPVKNDEAGRSTDYDLSSQEISQRPPRYIEVQHGNIFLSSHPQISPTEKVPEGDLDKVENSSVPYQERISELEDAVCRLQKIVYQSQTGFSTAEKELLEQIENMKKTQMAKDKRTMQICWEHRALQEKFVRQERVLLSLQHENRSLQKRIVQYEHCLDDVSERVVHAIMAEDRLRAEFALLKNRMRDLEVKNTTSGSMGSPARGKDEGYCTMSSGPLPSTLENLPEEPEQWILSDGGHSADMEDWSLSQEELVAQLEEEDSNEWTWRNSQFAPLNMDAKCEEISTLLEEEIVYSESEELPCKDFTSDFYKLVNIQSESCKSLMLEDSDAAKIDSDSDAAEQCSSLSEMGQEQLCSCSSSDESTEMHFSAKLPSAQISKSLQEQKRQYAFPKQWRRSFGWRKVPIQTNESTNVEGE from the exons GCCACCTGTGAAAAATGACGAGGCTGGCAGAAGTACAGATTATGATTTGTCATCCCAAGAGATTTCACAACGTCCACCACGTTATATTGAAGTGCAACACGGAAATATATTTCTCAGTTCGCATCCACAGATATCGCCAACGGAAAAGGTTCCCGAAGGGGACTTAGATAAG GTGGAGAATTCTTCAGTTCCATATCAGGAGAGAATTAGCGAACTGGAAGATGCGGTTTGTCGACTGCAAAAAATTGTGTATCAA agCCAAACAGGATTTTCCACAGCAGAGAAAGAATTGTTGGAGCAAATTGAGAA CATGAAAAAAACCCAAATGGCCAAAGACAAGAgaacaatgcaaatttgttGGGAACATCGAGCACTTCAGGAGAAATTTGTGAGGCAGGAAAGAGTTTTGCTGAGTCTTCAGCATGAAAATCGATCGTTGCAGAAGAGGATAGTCCAATATGAGCATTGCTTGGATGATGTATCCGAGAGAGTGGTGCATGCAATAATGGCTGAAGATCGTCTTCGGGCAGAATTTGCATTGCTCAAAAATCGAATGAGAGATCTGGAAGTGAAGAATACCACGTCGGGATCAATGGGTAGTCCAGCGAGGGGGAAAGATGAGGGATATTGTACAATGAGTTCAGGTCCTTTGCCATCGACCCTGGAAAATCTTCCTGAAGAGCCAGAACAGTGGATTCTGTCGGATGGTGGTCACTCGGCAGACATGGAAGACTGGAGTCTGTCGCAGGAGGAATTGGTGGCACAGTTGGAGGAGGAGGATTCCAATGAGTGGACATGGAGAAATTCTCAGTTTGCTCCGTTGAATATGGACGCAAAATGTGAGGAGATTTCAACATTGTTGGAGGAAGAA ATTGTTTATTCAGAAAGTGAAGAGTTGCCGTGCAAAGATTTCACGTCCGATTTCTACAAACTCGTTAATATTCAGTCGGAAAGCTGTAAAAGTCTCATGCTGGAAGATAGTGATGCAGCTAAGATTGACTCAGATTCTGATGCAGCAGAACAATGTTCTTCTCTCAGTGAAATGGGACAGGAACAATTGTGCAGTTGTTCATCCAGTGACGAGTCCACAGAAATGCATTTCTCTGCCAAACTTCCCAGTGCACAGATTTCCAAGAGTCTTCAGGAACAAAAGAGGCAATATGCTTTTCCTAAACAGTGGAGAAGGAGTTTTGGGTGGAGAAAGGTCCCTATACAAACCAAT GAATCTACCAACGTAGAAGGAGAATGA
- the LOC129800678 gene encoding uncharacterized protein LOC129800678 isoform X2, which yields MFRALKRKLKTGKGRPPVKNDEAGRSTDYDLSSQEISQRPPRYIEVQHGNIFLSSHPQISPTEKVPEGDLDKIRYKMFQVENSSVPYQERISELEDAVCRLQKIVYQSQTGFSTAEKELLEQIENMKKTQMAKDKRTMQICWEHRALQEKFVRQERVLLSLQHENRSLQKRIVQYEHCLDDVSERVVHAIMAEDRLRAEFALLKNRMRDLEVKNTTSGSMGSPARGKDEGYCTMSSGPLPSTLENLPEEPEQWILSDGGHSADMEDWSLSQEELVAQLEEEDSNEWTWRNSQFAPLNMDAKCEEISTLLEEEIVYSESEELPCKDFTSDFYKLVNIQSESCKSLMLEDSDAAKIDSDSDAAEQCSSLSEMGQEQLCSCSSSDESTEMHFSAKLPSAQISKSLQEQKRQYAFPKQWRRSFGWRKVPIQTNESTNVEGE from the exons GCCACCTGTGAAAAATGACGAGGCTGGCAGAAGTACAGATTATGATTTGTCATCCCAAGAGATTTCACAACGTCCACCACGTTATATTGAAGTGCAACACGGAAATATATTTCTCAGTTCGCATCCACAGATATCGCCAACGGAAAAGGTTCCCGAAGGGGACTTAGATAAG ATACGTTATAAAATGTTCCAGGTGGAGAATTCTTCAGTTCCATATCAGGAGAGAATTAGCGAACTGGAAGATGCGGTTTGTCGACTGCAAAAAATTGTGTATCAA agCCAAACAGGATTTTCCACAGCAGAGAAAGAATTGTTGGAGCAAATTGAGAA CATGAAAAAAACCCAAATGGCCAAAGACAAGAgaacaatgcaaatttgttGGGAACATCGAGCACTTCAGGAGAAATTTGTGAGGCAGGAAAGAGTTTTGCTGAGTCTTCAGCATGAAAATCGATCGTTGCAGAAGAGGATAGTCCAATATGAGCATTGCTTGGATGATGTATCCGAGAGAGTGGTGCATGCAATAATGGCTGAAGATCGTCTTCGGGCAGAATTTGCATTGCTCAAAAATCGAATGAGAGATCTGGAAGTGAAGAATACCACGTCGGGATCAATGGGTAGTCCAGCGAGGGGGAAAGATGAGGGATATTGTACAATGAGTTCAGGTCCTTTGCCATCGACCCTGGAAAATCTTCCTGAAGAGCCAGAACAGTGGATTCTGTCGGATGGTGGTCACTCGGCAGACATGGAAGACTGGAGTCTGTCGCAGGAGGAATTGGTGGCACAGTTGGAGGAGGAGGATTCCAATGAGTGGACATGGAGAAATTCTCAGTTTGCTCCGTTGAATATGGACGCAAAATGTGAGGAGATTTCAACATTGTTGGAGGAAGAA ATTGTTTATTCAGAAAGTGAAGAGTTGCCGTGCAAAGATTTCACGTCCGATTTCTACAAACTCGTTAATATTCAGTCGGAAAGCTGTAAAAGTCTCATGCTGGAAGATAGTGATGCAGCTAAGATTGACTCAGATTCTGATGCAGCAGAACAATGTTCTTCTCTCAGTGAAATGGGACAGGAACAATTGTGCAGTTGTTCATCCAGTGACGAGTCCACAGAAATGCATTTCTCTGCCAAACTTCCCAGTGCACAGATTTCCAAGAGTCTTCAGGAACAAAAGAGGCAATATGCTTTTCCTAAACAGTGGAGAAGGAGTTTTGGGTGGAGAAAGGTCCCTATACAAACCAAT GAATCTACCAACGTAGAAGGAGAATGA
- the LOC129800678 gene encoding uncharacterized protein LOC129800678 isoform X1: MSGTKNAQQLLSTSWEFIRPPVKNDEAGRSTDYDLSSQEISQRPPRYIEVQHGNIFLSSHPQISPTEKVPEGDLDKIRYKMFQVENSSVPYQERISELEDAVCRLQKIVYQSQTGFSTAEKELLEQIENMKKTQMAKDKRTMQICWEHRALQEKFVRQERVLLSLQHENRSLQKRIVQYEHCLDDVSERVVHAIMAEDRLRAEFALLKNRMRDLEVKNTTSGSMGSPARGKDEGYCTMSSGPLPSTLENLPEEPEQWILSDGGHSADMEDWSLSQEELVAQLEEEDSNEWTWRNSQFAPLNMDAKCEEISTLLEEEIVYSESEELPCKDFTSDFYKLVNIQSESCKSLMLEDSDAAKIDSDSDAAEQCSSLSEMGQEQLCSCSSSDESTEMHFSAKLPSAQISKSLQEQKRQYAFPKQWRRSFGWRKVPIQTNESTNVEGE; this comes from the exons GCCACCTGTGAAAAATGACGAGGCTGGCAGAAGTACAGATTATGATTTGTCATCCCAAGAGATTTCACAACGTCCACCACGTTATATTGAAGTGCAACACGGAAATATATTTCTCAGTTCGCATCCACAGATATCGCCAACGGAAAAGGTTCCCGAAGGGGACTTAGATAAG ATACGTTATAAAATGTTCCAGGTGGAGAATTCTTCAGTTCCATATCAGGAGAGAATTAGCGAACTGGAAGATGCGGTTTGTCGACTGCAAAAAATTGTGTATCAA agCCAAACAGGATTTTCCACAGCAGAGAAAGAATTGTTGGAGCAAATTGAGAA CATGAAAAAAACCCAAATGGCCAAAGACAAGAgaacaatgcaaatttgttGGGAACATCGAGCACTTCAGGAGAAATTTGTGAGGCAGGAAAGAGTTTTGCTGAGTCTTCAGCATGAAAATCGATCGTTGCAGAAGAGGATAGTCCAATATGAGCATTGCTTGGATGATGTATCCGAGAGAGTGGTGCATGCAATAATGGCTGAAGATCGTCTTCGGGCAGAATTTGCATTGCTCAAAAATCGAATGAGAGATCTGGAAGTGAAGAATACCACGTCGGGATCAATGGGTAGTCCAGCGAGGGGGAAAGATGAGGGATATTGTACAATGAGTTCAGGTCCTTTGCCATCGACCCTGGAAAATCTTCCTGAAGAGCCAGAACAGTGGATTCTGTCGGATGGTGGTCACTCGGCAGACATGGAAGACTGGAGTCTGTCGCAGGAGGAATTGGTGGCACAGTTGGAGGAGGAGGATTCCAATGAGTGGACATGGAGAAATTCTCAGTTTGCTCCGTTGAATATGGACGCAAAATGTGAGGAGATTTCAACATTGTTGGAGGAAGAA ATTGTTTATTCAGAAAGTGAAGAGTTGCCGTGCAAAGATTTCACGTCCGATTTCTACAAACTCGTTAATATTCAGTCGGAAAGCTGTAAAAGTCTCATGCTGGAAGATAGTGATGCAGCTAAGATTGACTCAGATTCTGATGCAGCAGAACAATGTTCTTCTCTCAGTGAAATGGGACAGGAACAATTGTGCAGTTGTTCATCCAGTGACGAGTCCACAGAAATGCATTTCTCTGCCAAACTTCCCAGTGCACAGATTTCCAAGAGTCTTCAGGAACAAAAGAGGCAATATGCTTTTCCTAAACAGTGGAGAAGGAGTTTTGGGTGGAGAAAGGTCCCTATACAAACCAAT GAATCTACCAACGTAGAAGGAGAATGA
- the LOC129800696 gene encoding uncharacterized protein LOC129800696 isoform X1, with protein sequence MSRETKIIALLLVSVAICGVICRPANEESENDEKNDLETSEFFFWPKLFYWPKAAVVVKPAPVVTYDYQPVNYTYYRPVWTPYTVTVQKPVAVAVAAPAVEAAPVVAATKGVSVNVGGENQSNPR encoded by the exons ATGTCTCGTGAGACAAAAATT ATTGCTCTACTTCTGGTGTCAGTGGCAATTTGTGGTGTTATCTGCCGACCAGCAAATGAAGAAAGTGAGAATGACGAAAAGAATGATTTGGAAACATCAGAATTTTTCTTCTGGCCCAAACTTTTCTACTGGCCAAAGGCAGCTGTTGTCGTAAAACCAGCCCCTGTTGTCACATATGACTATCAACCTGTGAATTACACGTACTATAGACCAGTTTGGACCCCATATACGGTGACTGTGCAAAAGCCCGTTGCAGTTGCAGTGGCTGCACCAGCAGTCGAGGCTGCTCCCGTTGTTGCCGCCACCAAAGGTGTCTCAGTCAATGTCGGAGGTGAGAATCAATCAAACCCCAGATAA
- the LOC129800696 gene encoding uncharacterized protein LOC129800696 isoform X2: MSRETKIIALLLVSVAICGVICRPANEESENDEKNDLETSEFFFWPKLFYWPKAAVVVKPAPVVTYDYQPVNYTYYRPVWTPYTVTVQKPVAVAVAAPAVEAAPVVAATKGVSVNVGVGKK; this comes from the exons ATGTCTCGTGAGACAAAAATT ATTGCTCTACTTCTGGTGTCAGTGGCAATTTGTGGTGTTATCTGCCGACCAGCAAATGAAGAAAGTGAGAATGACGAAAAGAATGATTTGGAAACATCAGAATTTTTCTTCTGGCCCAAACTTTTCTACTGGCCAAAGGCAGCTGTTGTCGTAAAACCAGCCCCTGTTGTCACATATGACTATCAACCTGTGAATTACACGTACTATAGACCAGTTTGGACCCCATATACGGTGACTGTGCAAAAGCCCGTTGCAGTTGCAGTGGCTGCACCAGCAGTCGAGGCTGCTCCCGTTGTTGCCGCCACCAAAGGTGTCTCAGTCAATGTCGGAG TTGGCAAAAAATGA